In one window of Magnetococcus sp. PR-3 DNA:
- a CDS encoding DUF350 domain-containing protein yields the protein MSNGALFQQDLITLVAFLGLYVVVMVVARFLNDRFTPYNLTEMLAVKDNPAIGLSLSGYMLASTLTFMGALLGPSSGDLFHDLMVVGGYSLLGLLFLNLARWILDHLLLNQFNNLTAIVEQCNMAMASVRFGLYIATGLIVGGALHGEGGGPGTAALFFILGQGVLILFSRLYDWVTPYPLQQHIEQGNVAAGIAFAGAIASLGILIGKGISGQFFGWWDHLIQFVEISIVGMVLLMMVRFVVDHLLLPGHDLNDEIAQDKNMAAGWVEMSGTVGFALLLSVLL from the coding sequence ATGAGCAACGGTGCTCTCTTTCAGCAGGATTTGATCACCCTTGTGGCTTTTTTAGGGCTCTATGTGGTGGTGATGGTGGTGGCACGTTTTTTAAATGACCGCTTTACCCCGTACAACCTGACAGAGATGCTGGCGGTTAAGGATAACCCGGCCATTGGTCTATCTCTTAGCGGCTATATGTTGGCCAGTACCTTGACCTTTATGGGGGCTCTGTTGGGGCCTTCCAGTGGAGATCTTTTTCATGATCTCATGGTTGTGGGGGGGTACAGCCTGTTGGGTCTGCTGTTCTTGAACTTGGCGCGGTGGATTTTGGATCATCTGTTGCTCAATCAGTTTAACAATCTGACGGCCATTGTTGAGCAGTGCAATATGGCCATGGCGTCAGTCCGCTTTGGTCTGTATATCGCCACGGGCTTGATTGTCGGCGGTGCTCTACATGGTGAAGGGGGTGGGCCGGGGACGGCGGCGCTCTTTTTCATCCTTGGGCAAGGGGTGCTTATCCTCTTTTCACGCCTCTATGACTGGGTAACCCCTTATCCCCTTCAACAACACATTGAACAGGGTAATGTGGCTGCAGGCATTGCTTTTGCCGGTGCCATTGCATCCTTGGGGATCTTGATCGGCAAAGGCATTAGTGGTCAGTTTTTTGGTTGGTGGGATCATTTGATCCAGTTTGTAGAGATCTCAATTGTCGGTATGGTGCTGCTGATGATGGTACGTTTTGTGGTCGATCATCTTTTACTACCAGGGCATGATCTGAATGATGAGATTGCTCAGGATAAAAATATGGCCGCTGGGTGGGTTGAAATGAGTGGGACAGTAGGGTTTGCTCTGCTGTTATCGGTGTTGCTATGA
- a CDS encoding polyamine aminopropyltransferase, translated as MEKTTVPETKQGHSLDVATLIYAVFTAGLCSIIYELLIATTVVYFLGDSIRYFSLTIGLYMASMGAGAYLSKYIRRDLLKKLIVAEILLGLVGGFCVPLLYLAFTQPLLFLPVYVLLTLIVGFLIGLEVPLLTRILEGYDSLRVSIAHVLSLDYLGALVATVAFPLLLLPLFGIFRSGLFFGLVNMSIAVLLLWRFKTRVHGLQTRGYHLAAWAITLSIVAGLGFAHLLLEQWNQSVYSDRIIHTERTKYQEVVLTKNRDDLRLYLNGALQFSSIDEFRYHEALIHLPMAYARSAQPKQPLKVLVLGGGDGLAVRELLRYDFIDRITLVDLDDRVLQLAAHNPYIQQLNQQSLTKDPRVKVVVGDAMSFLQAKGALYDLIVADLPDPNNTETARLYSREFYRLVRGNLAPDGVFVTQATSPFHARQAFWTTRNTVADLFAQARAYHLLVPSFGDWGFVMASRAELKTHRFVLPVGLRHIRQEMLPGLFLFGADVADPGGLTISTLDRPVVLDRYRAGWRHWGE; from the coding sequence ATGGAAAAGACCACTGTGCCTGAGACCAAGCAAGGCCACTCCCTGGATGTGGCAACCCTGATCTATGCTGTGTTTACGGCAGGTCTTTGCTCGATTATCTATGAGCTGCTTATTGCCACAACCGTGGTCTATTTTTTGGGGGATAGCATCCGCTATTTCTCGCTGACCATCGGGCTCTATATGGCCTCTATGGGGGCTGGTGCCTACCTCTCTAAATATATTCGTCGTGATCTTCTAAAAAAATTGATTGTTGCAGAGATTCTGCTGGGTCTGGTAGGGGGCTTCTGTGTGCCTCTGCTCTATTTAGCCTTTACCCAGCCGCTCTTATTTTTACCTGTTTATGTGCTATTGACCTTGATCGTGGGTTTTCTTATTGGCCTGGAGGTCCCCCTCTTAACTCGGATTTTAGAAGGGTATGATTCGTTACGGGTCAGCATTGCCCATGTGCTGTCACTGGATTATCTGGGGGCACTGGTTGCGACGGTTGCCTTTCCTCTTTTGTTGCTGCCTCTCTTTGGTATTTTTCGTAGTGGGCTCTTCTTTGGGCTGGTTAATATGTCCATTGCGGTGCTGCTGCTGTGGCGGTTTAAAACCCGCGTACACGGCTTGCAAACCAGGGGGTACCACCTCGCCGCTTGGGCGATTACACTGAGTATTGTCGCAGGGTTGGGGTTTGCCCATCTGCTGCTCGAACAGTGGAACCAGAGTGTCTATAGTGACCGGATTATCCATACTGAGCGCACCAAGTATCAAGAGGTTGTTCTGACCAAAAATCGGGATGATCTCCGCCTTTACCTCAACGGCGCGCTGCAATTTTCCAGTATTGACGAATTTCGCTACCATGAGGCGTTGATCCACCTGCCCATGGCCTATGCCCGTTCTGCTCAGCCCAAGCAGCCTTTGAAGGTGTTAGTCTTAGGGGGCGGGGACGGTTTGGCCGTACGGGAACTGTTGCGGTATGATTTTATTGACCGCATCACCTTGGTTGATCTGGATGATCGGGTTTTGCAGCTGGCGGCTCATAATCCCTATATTCAACAGCTCAACCAGCAAAGTTTGACCAAAGACCCCCGTGTGAAAGTGGTGGTGGGGGATGCCATGAGTTTTTTACAGGCAAAAGGTGCGCTGTATGATCTGATTGTGGCCGATTTGCCAGACCCTAATAATACCGAAACAGCCCGTCTTTATAGCCGTGAATTCTATCGGTTAGTGCGTGGTAACCTGGCACCAGATGGTGTGTTTGTTACCCAGGCCACCAGCCCTTTCCATGCCCGCCAAGCGTTTTGGACCACCCGGAACACGGTGGCAGATCTCTTTGCTCAAGCACGGGCCTATCATCTGTTGGTGCCCTCGTTTGGTGATTGGGGCTTTGTGATGGCCAGCCGAGCTGAGTTGAAAACGCATCGGTTTGTTTTGCCAGTAGGTTTACGTCACATCCGGCAAGAAATGCTACCCGGCCTTTTTTTGTTTGGTGCAGATGTGGCCGATCCTGGTGGTTTGACGATCTCAACCCTGGATCGGCCTGTTGTACTGGATCGGTATCGTGCAGGGTGGCGCCACTGGGGGGAATAA
- a CDS encoding bacteriohemerythrin codes for MKHLKVSLKITIGFMVPVVLMIGVGIWSFVVSSDVADKARYAQNTSVRMALLAGQLELEIVQVQQWLTDISATRGAEGFDDGFGEAENYYQSVLKHLTTFEKFFQARKQSAKVAEVKKLRTSFKAWYIAGKTMAQGYIDGGPPVGNQMMGGFDEQIEILQGKLEPFLNDQRKETNELLTFVADEVTEFKYGVGMVSTVAVLLVLILGFLISRTITVPVVKIMGTLKQMSEGDLVIRCRMDDRRDEIGQMAVSVNRLANTLCENIRMINLQAANINSFVGEILGLRAGLGENNKDLNSTTEQVDEKNRSLSGEIDGIQAYVSETVSNLDTLFTAIQEVSGGVDTITNGVEEANSNVNTMAGAAEEMLANVEDVNNQMTQVHGSVDHVSKAVSELQSSLKDVRQRCQAAAMESEQGNILAQDSAEVMGQLAGSAREISKVVEVINSIAEQTNMLALNASIEAAGAGDAGKGFAVVANEVKELASQTADATETIWHQIDTMRTLTDKAESSTKNIQEVVDRIATANSDINQAVDEQGHAANDIAKATQQVSHVAGEVARNAQELSAAAGDVARAAAEAASGTQQIAMTTEGIAQATHAMEQQAQSATTSTHSIQNAAQTTADASNIVKERVVESMHVVSAMRGSVQQFNALSEVAAGISEALYAAQSRMDVGPEPFDVRGIKEAILHVMGRVNQAAALRDVVEVGDLASGASQPVLEQLRKDAPQEMQTLPLFLKMETTAEQLHKTGQDIIQLIPNGEEQGIEDAMRFYQELRNTLFEQLNQLYMGSETDANSVEPKIRWKSSYETGFESIDGDHKRLVELINQLHAAMVTGSSSQIMDELVEGLINYGVVHFQREERLFEQYGYPDRVAHIRSHETFKQYVTKKREELAKGANINLSKEVIAYLEEWLIKHIIHEDMAYKAFFQQKGIR; via the coding sequence ATGAAGCATTTAAAAGTTTCGTTGAAAATTACCATCGGCTTTATGGTGCCGGTGGTTTTGATGATCGGTGTGGGGATTTGGAGCTTTGTGGTTAGCTCTGATGTTGCGGATAAAGCCCGCTATGCCCAAAATACCAGTGTGCGTATGGCGCTGTTGGCCGGCCAGTTGGAACTGGAGATTGTCCAGGTACAGCAGTGGCTGACCGATATTTCGGCAACCCGTGGGGCCGAAGGGTTTGATGATGGTTTTGGCGAGGCTGAAAATTACTATCAAAGCGTTTTGAAGCATCTCACAACGTTTGAAAAATTCTTTCAAGCGCGTAAGCAGTCCGCAAAAGTGGCAGAAGTTAAAAAGCTGCGTACCTCTTTTAAAGCATGGTATATCGCCGGAAAAACGATGGCCCAAGGTTATATCGATGGGGGGCCGCCAGTAGGTAACCAGATGATGGGCGGATTTGATGAGCAGATTGAGATTTTACAAGGTAAGCTCGAACCATTTTTGAATGATCAGCGTAAAGAGACCAATGAACTGCTCACCTTTGTGGCTGATGAGGTGACCGAGTTTAAATATGGTGTAGGTATGGTCTCCACGGTGGCTGTTCTGCTGGTCTTGATCTTAGGGTTCCTGATTTCCCGAACGATCACGGTACCGGTGGTAAAAATTATGGGGACCCTTAAGCAGATGTCTGAAGGGGATCTTGTCATTCGTTGTCGTATGGATGATCGGCGTGATGAAATTGGGCAGATGGCTGTTAGCGTGAACAGGCTGGCCAATACGTTATGTGAAAATATCCGCATGATCAATCTGCAAGCGGCCAATATCAACTCCTTTGTGGGTGAAATTCTTGGTTTGCGTGCGGGGTTGGGTGAAAACAATAAAGATTTAAACAGCACCACGGAACAGGTGGATGAAAAAAATCGCAGCCTAAGTGGTGAGATTGATGGAATTCAGGCTTATGTATCCGAGACAGTGAGCAACTTGGATACGCTGTTTACCGCAATCCAAGAAGTAAGTGGTGGTGTCGATACCATCACCAATGGTGTAGAAGAGGCCAATAGCAATGTAAACACCATGGCTGGTGCAGCGGAAGAGATGTTGGCCAATGTGGAAGATGTGAACAACCAGATGACCCAGGTTCATGGTTCGGTTGACCATGTTTCCAAGGCGGTGTCTGAACTTCAATCTTCTTTAAAAGATGTACGCCAGCGCTGTCAGGCTGCTGCGATGGAGTCTGAACAGGGGAACATACTTGCTCAGGATTCTGCTGAGGTTATGGGGCAGCTGGCCGGTTCAGCCCGTGAGATTTCTAAGGTGGTGGAGGTGATTAACTCCATTGCTGAGCAGACCAACATGCTGGCCTTGAATGCATCTATTGAAGCTGCAGGTGCGGGTGATGCGGGTAAAGGTTTTGCGGTGGTGGCCAATGAGGTGAAGGAGCTGGCCAGTCAAACGGCTGATGCAACAGAGACCATTTGGCACCAAATTGATACCATGCGTACCCTCACCGATAAAGCGGAGAGTAGCACAAAAAATATTCAAGAAGTGGTGGACCGTATTGCCACAGCCAACAGTGATATCAACCAAGCGGTCGACGAGCAAGGGCATGCTGCCAATGATATTGCCAAGGCAACCCAGCAGGTTTCCCATGTTGCTGGAGAGGTTGCACGAAATGCCCAGGAGTTAAGTGCGGCTGCAGGTGATGTGGCCCGTGCAGCTGCGGAAGCCGCCAGTGGTACACAACAGATTGCTATGACCACAGAAGGTATCGCCCAGGCAACCCATGCCATGGAGCAGCAGGCACAAAGTGCCACAACTTCAACGCACTCTATCCAAAATGCGGCTCAAACCACAGCCGATGCTTCTAATATCGTTAAAGAGCGGGTTGTGGAATCCATGCATGTGGTTAGTGCCATGCGTGGATCTGTGCAGCAGTTTAATGCGCTTAGTGAGGTGGCTGCAGGCATCAGTGAGGCGCTGTATGCTGCGCAGTCGCGTATGGATGTTGGGCCTGAGCCCTTTGATGTGCGGGGTATTAAAGAGGCCATACTTCATGTTATGGGGCGGGTTAATCAGGCTGCGGCTTTGCGGGATGTGGTTGAGGTCGGTGATCTGGCCAGTGGTGCCAGCCAGCCTGTGCTCGAACAGTTGCGCAAAGATGCACCGCAAGAGATGCAGACACTTCCTCTCTTTCTTAAAATGGAGACCACTGCTGAGCAGTTGCACAAAACCGGGCAGGATATTATTCAATTGATTCCTAACGGTGAAGAGCAAGGTATTGAAGATGCTATGCGGTTCTACCAAGAGCTACGCAATACACTGTTTGAGCAACTAAATCAGCTCTATATGGGCAGTGAGACCGATGCCAATTCGGTGGAACCAAAAATCCGCTGGAAAAGTAGTTATGAAACCGGTTTTGAGTCCATTGATGGGGACCATAAACGCTTGGTGGAGTTGATTAACCAGCTTCATGCAGCCATGGTAACCGGCTCCAGCAGCCAGATCATGGATGAGTTGGTGGAAGGGCTCATTAACTATGGGGTGGTACACTTCCAGCGTGAAGAGCGTCTGTTTGAGCAGTATGGCTACCCAGACAGGGTTGCCCATATCAGAAGTCATGAGACCTTTAAGCAGTATGTCACGAAAAAGCGTGAGGAGCTGGCAAAAGGGGCCAATATCAACCTCAGTAAAGAGGTCATCGCCTATTTGGAAGAGTGGTTGATCAAGCATATTATCCATGAAGATATGGCGTATAAAGCCTTCTTCCAGCAAAAAGGGATACGCTGA
- a CDS encoding histidine triad nucleotide-binding protein — translation MSADCLFCKIIAGDIPCTKVYEDELVLAFRDINPQAPEHVLVIPKAHIATLDDVQEDQRDIMGHLLERTAHIAREIGVAEKGYRTLINTRSHGGQEVYHIHVHILGGKPMGPMVCNK, via the coding sequence ATGTCCGCTGATTGCCTTTTCTGTAAAATCATAGCTGGTGATATCCCCTGCACCAAAGTCTACGAAGATGAGCTTGTATTGGCTTTTAGAGATATCAACCCACAAGCTCCAGAACATGTCCTGGTTATTCCCAAAGCACACATTGCAACCCTGGATGATGTGCAAGAAGATCAACGTGACATCATGGGTCACCTTTTGGAACGTACCGCACATATTGCCCGGGAGATTGGTGTGGCGGAAAAGGGGTATCGAACCTTGATTAATACCCGCAGCCATGGTGGTCAAGAGGTCTACCATATTCACGTGCATATACTCGGCGGCAAACCCATGGGACCCATGGTCTGCAACAAATAA
- the hisI gene encoding phosphoribosyl-AMP cyclohydrolase, which yields MENLPDLATLTYNDQGLIPAIAQQHDTGEVLMMAWMNEISLKETLETGVACYWSRSRGKFWRKGESSGQVQTVKSVRLDCDKDTILLLVDQKGVACHTGRHNCFYLEAQEGEWVTITDPEIDPEELYGK from the coding sequence ATGGAAAATCTACCCGATCTGGCTACGCTGACATATAACGATCAGGGACTCATCCCCGCCATTGCCCAACAGCATGACACGGGTGAGGTGTTGATGATGGCCTGGATGAACGAAATCTCCCTTAAGGAAACCCTTGAAACGGGTGTCGCCTGTTACTGGTCACGTAGCCGTGGCAAGTTCTGGCGTAAGGGGGAAAGTTCTGGGCAGGTGCAGACGGTCAAATCCGTACGCCTGGATTGTGATAAGGACACCATTCTATTATTGGTGGATCAAAAAGGGGTGGCATGCCATACAGGACGCCACAACTGCTTCTATTTAGAGGCCCAAGAGGGTGAATGGGTGACCATCACCGACCCTGAGATTGACCCTGAGGAGCTGTACGGAAAATGA
- the hisF gene encoding imidazole glycerol phosphate synthase subunit HisF: MMTKRIIPCLDVKEGRVVKGVQFEGLVDAGDPVEAAKRYDEEGADELTFLDITATHENRGIMEDVVRRTAEQVFIPLTVGGGMRTNDDIRRMLVAGADKCSINSAAVNRPEFVREAAEQFGSQCVVVAIDAKCVEHDASGTPVRWEIFTHGGRKPTGIDALEWADRMESYGSGEILLTSMDKDGTKSGYALELTRAISDAVSIPVIASGGVGEPKHLLEGLREGGADAVLAASIFHFREYTIPQVKQYLREQHVAVRL, from the coding sequence ATGATGACCAAACGCATCATTCCTTGCTTGGACGTCAAAGAAGGCCGAGTGGTCAAAGGTGTGCAGTTTGAAGGACTGGTTGATGCAGGTGATCCTGTTGAAGCCGCCAAGCGGTATGATGAAGAGGGGGCCGATGAGCTCACCTTTTTGGACATTACAGCGACCCATGAAAACCGGGGGATTATGGAAGATGTGGTACGCCGTACCGCTGAACAGGTCTTTATCCCCCTAACCGTTGGTGGCGGCATGCGTACCAACGACGATATTCGCCGTATGTTGGTGGCGGGCGCGGACAAATGCTCCATCAACTCAGCCGCGGTCAACCGTCCTGAGTTTGTTCGTGAAGCCGCTGAGCAGTTTGGTTCACAGTGCGTCGTTGTGGCCATTGATGCCAAGTGTGTTGAGCACGACGCCAGTGGCACTCCCGTACGCTGGGAGATCTTTACCCACGGTGGACGCAAACCAACGGGCATTGATGCCCTAGAGTGGGCGGACCGGATGGAATCTTACGGAAGCGGAGAAATTCTGCTGACCTCCATGGATAAAGATGGCACCAAAAGCGGCTATGCTTTGGAGTTAACCCGGGCCATTTCCGACGCGGTGTCCATACCGGTCATCGCTTCAGGTGGCGTAGGGGAACCCAAACACCTTCTTGAGGGTTTGCGTGAAGGGGGGGCGGATGCAGTCTTAGCCGCTTCCATTTTCCATTTCCGGGAATACACCATCCCCCAAGTAAAGCAGTATCTGCGGGAACAACATGTGGCTGTACGCCTCTAA
- the hisA gene encoding 1-(5-phosphoribosyl)-5-[(5-phosphoribosylamino)methylideneamino]imidazole-4-carboxamide isomerase encodes MRIIPAIDLKDGQCVRLFKGDMDKDTVYSDNPGQTAKQWADQGAERMHVVDLNGAFAGEPVNADAIAAIRQSIDIPMQLGGGIRNLETIQKLFNLGVNFAILGSVAARDPDLVFRACEKFPGQISVGIDARDGKVAVEGWAETTDLEAVDLAKKFEDAGVAEIIFTDIARDGTLTGPNVPATRNMAESASIPVIASGGVSAIKDIQDLLENAGPYPNGNRISGVITGKAIYDGRLDLASAIALSRNWGA; translated from the coding sequence ATGCGCATTATTCCCGCCATTGATCTGAAAGATGGTCAGTGTGTTCGTCTCTTCAAAGGAGACATGGATAAAGATACTGTCTACTCGGACAACCCTGGCCAGACCGCCAAGCAGTGGGCTGATCAAGGCGCTGAGCGGATGCATGTGGTGGATTTAAATGGTGCCTTTGCCGGAGAACCGGTCAATGCCGATGCCATTGCTGCCATCCGCCAGTCCATTGATATCCCCATGCAGCTTGGGGGAGGCATTCGTAATCTGGAGACCATCCAGAAGCTGTTTAATCTGGGGGTCAATTTTGCCATTTTAGGGTCTGTTGCTGCCCGCGATCCTGACCTTGTTTTCCGTGCCTGTGAAAAATTTCCAGGGCAGATCTCGGTAGGGATTGATGCCCGCGACGGAAAAGTGGCCGTCGAAGGCTGGGCTGAGACCACCGATCTTGAGGCCGTAGATCTGGCCAAAAAGTTTGAAGATGCCGGTGTGGCTGAAATTATCTTCACCGACATTGCCCGAGATGGCACCCTAACCGGGCCCAATGTCCCAGCAACCCGCAACATGGCAGAATCGGCCTCCATTCCGGTTATTGCCTCAGGCGGTGTTTCGGCCATTAAGGATATCCAAGACCTGCTGGAGAACGCAGGCCCCTACCCCAACGGCAACCGTATTTCTGGTGTCATTACAGGTAAAGCGATCTACGATGGCCGCCTTGATCTGGCCTCTGCCATTGCACTGAGCCGTAACTGGGGAGCCTAA
- a CDS encoding radical SAM/SPASM domain-containing protein, which translates to MQSLRHAYYEAHKFVTTVMASEDKLSAVSKYLERQKLVRHRQKVADLHDLYDGKVAIVDYPPKFVTLGINGKCTFKCQFCVSHSPDCGEDEVASHQYKMNYDMEWDDFKRIVDMCKEAGVPHVHVAAAGEPFLHKDILPMLDYIIELYGSVSIQTDFVPKLFDRKKFVDEILDRKQYVEYITTDIFPRNQHNAIKVGSDFDYLLDCMERICKESDISFRVHNILTRSCWEGLEDLLRELHGRGIKFNQEVVNLVPHNFNDFTAENNIYLEGDDHITEALQRLKALGDELGIEVTVPKPWDRMSTPGEESCMNFWNRFQVIPSKHLEKDRWRGNVIPSQCNAVVLGKLWTLGDIFEYDNLIDFWNNDIVVEYRKRVIEGQLPDPGCVKCYKYCHRDPNGPATQSGRTIPIELNQG; encoded by the coding sequence ATGCAATCACTGCGTCACGCCTATTATGAGGCGCATAAATTTGTAACAACTGTCATGGCCAGTGAGGACAAGCTTTCAGCTGTCTCAAAATATCTGGAGCGACAAAAACTGGTGCGGCACCGCCAAAAAGTTGCAGATCTGCATGATCTTTATGATGGCAAAGTGGCGATTGTGGACTACCCCCCCAAGTTTGTGACGTTGGGAATTAATGGTAAATGCACCTTTAAATGCCAGTTTTGTGTCTCCCACAGTCCCGACTGTGGTGAGGATGAGGTGGCAAGCCATCAATATAAAATGAACTACGATATGGAGTGGGACGACTTCAAACGTATCGTTGATATGTGTAAAGAGGCCGGTGTGCCCCATGTTCATGTGGCGGCGGCTGGGGAGCCTTTTTTACATAAAGATATCCTACCCATGCTCGATTACATTATTGAGCTGTATGGCAGTGTCAGCATCCAGACCGATTTTGTGCCCAAGCTGTTTGACCGCAAAAAATTTGTGGATGAAATTCTCGACCGTAAACAGTATGTCGAGTATATCACCACCGATATTTTTCCACGCAATCAGCACAACGCCATTAAAGTAGGGTCAGACTTTGACTATCTGCTGGACTGCATGGAGCGCATCTGTAAAGAGAGTGACATCTCTTTCCGGGTCCATAATATTTTGACCCGTAGTTGCTGGGAGGGGTTGGAAGATCTTCTGCGTGAGCTCCACGGTCGTGGTATTAAGTTCAACCAAGAGGTGGTGAACCTGGTCCCCCACAACTTCAACGACTTTACCGCTGAAAATAACATCTACCTAGAAGGTGACGACCATATTACCGAAGCCCTGCAACGTCTGAAAGCGTTGGGTGATGAGCTGGGTATTGAGGTCACCGTGCCTAAGCCGTGGGATCGCATGAGTACCCCCGGTGAAGAGAGCTGCATGAATTTTTGGAACCGCTTTCAGGTTATTCCCAGCAAACATCTGGAGAAAGATCGTTGGCGGGGTAATGTTATTCCCAGTCAGTGCAATGCGGTGGTTTTGGGTAAGCTTTGGACCCTGGGTGATATCTTTGAGTACGATAACCTGATTGACTTCTGGAACAACGATATTGTGGTTGAGTATCGTAAGCGGGTCATTGAGGGGCAGTTACCCGATCCGGGTTGTGTTAAGTGTTATAAATATTGTCACCGTGACCCCAATGGTCCGGCGACCCAGTCTGGACGTACCATTCCCATTGAGCTTAACCAAGGATAA
- a CDS encoding ABC transporter permease: MERAAGQYRRLDSTKTQRQSHIWSLTLALVVREFKGQYRRSLLGPAWAFLQPLAYMVVFSFLKGVLAIPSDGVPYALFTFSALVPWTFFSNALSRSAPSVYSNGAILKKIAVPREIFPIASVVTSMVDLLIASTILFGMLIWYEIPFTIHLLWLPVLVLMTSLLALGLGLGLAAIGTFKRDIIFAIPFLMQFWLLVTPVMYASSAVPERWRLVYEFNPMVGLIDGFRSVLIYNQSPDLSLLGLSAAVTAGIWLIAWPLFRSVSQYFADVL, from the coding sequence ATGGAACGTGCTGCGGGGCAGTATCGACGGCTGGACTCAACCAAAACACAACGTCAAAGCCATATCTGGAGTCTGACCCTTGCGCTTGTGGTGCGTGAGTTTAAAGGGCAGTATCGGCGCTCTTTGCTGGGGCCTGCTTGGGCCTTTTTACAGCCTTTGGCCTATATGGTGGTCTTTTCCTTTTTAAAAGGTGTTTTGGCCATTCCCAGTGATGGGGTGCCCTATGCCCTGTTTACGTTTAGTGCGTTGGTGCCCTGGACCTTCTTCTCCAATGCCCTTTCTCGCAGTGCGCCCAGTGTTTATAGCAATGGGGCCATTCTTAAAAAAATAGCTGTCCCCAGAGAGATTTTTCCTATCGCCTCTGTGGTCACCTCTATGGTGGATCTGCTGATCGCTTCGACCATTCTTTTTGGAATGCTGATCTGGTATGAGATCCCCTTTACCATCCATTTGTTATGGTTGCCGGTGTTGGTCTTAATGACCAGCCTATTGGCCTTGGGCCTGGGCTTAGGGTTGGCTGCGATTGGTACTTTTAAACGGGATATTATTTTTGCCATCCCCTTTTTAATGCAGTTTTGGTTGTTGGTTACCCCGGTCATGTATGCCTCGAGCGCGGTGCCTGAACGGTGGCGTTTGGTCTATGAGTTTAACCCCATGGTGGGGTTGATTGATGGTTTCCGTTCTGTGTTGATCTATAACCAGTCTCCAGATCTTTCCTTGCTGGGGCTTTCTGCTGCTGTGACGGCTGGCATTTGGCTTATCGCCTGGCCACTCTTCCGTAGTGTCTCTCAATACTTTGCCGATGTGTTGTAA
- a CDS encoding ABC transporter ATP-binding protein has protein sequence MADDAVVKVEALTKRYGLPLIPNMRRAWHKMRHGPDAEMVDQRYPWALKDINFEVHEGETFGIIGRNGSGKSTLLKVLSGVTPPTYGNVSVAGSIFPMIELNAGVHMELTGRENIHLLGAVLGLTPAQIQSRMAAIEDFCELDFWLDRPVRMYSSGMMVRLGFGVGVNVDADILLMDEVMAVGDLSFHNKCLRYLEELRGRGKCTLFVSHNMNRIRRMCDRVLVLDQGEALYVGPTEEGVAVYEEVIQKRIHKNVSGGRAMFDYIGISLEDAAFEGEEDGGLLIGQGEDAILNLTLKVRQPVDKATVNVVMENVDALNVIWENFHFDQLEPGLHHFKLAWRDLRLKPGSYALRVGVSMGSMDGKGFRAIGIARLDVKGDVVVRGIYRPACETLHQFAEESAG, from the coding sequence ATGGCTGACGACGCGGTTGTTAAGGTAGAGGCGCTCACGAAGCGCTACGGTTTGCCCCTAATTCCCAATATGCGCCGGGCATGGCATAAAATGCGCCATGGCCCCGATGCAGAGATGGTGGATCAACGCTACCCTTGGGCTTTGAAAGACATTAATTTTGAGGTGCATGAAGGGGAAACCTTCGGCATCATCGGGCGTAATGGTTCGGGTAAGTCCACGCTGCTTAAAGTGCTCTCCGGTGTCACACCACCGACCTATGGTAATGTCTCCGTGGCGGGTTCAATCTTCCCGATGATTGAGCTGAATGCCGGTGTTCATATGGAGTTGACAGGGCGCGAGAATATTCATCTGTTGGGAGCCGTGCTGGGCTTAACACCGGCACAAATCCAGTCCCGCATGGCGGCGATTGAAGATTTTTGTGAACTGGATTTCTGGTTGGATCGTCCTGTCCGCATGTACTCCAGCGGTATGATGGTGCGTTTAGGATTTGGCGTTGGGGTTAATGTGGATGCCGATATCCTGCTCATGGATGAAGTGATGGCCGTGGGGGATCTGAGCTTTCATAACAAATGCCTGCGCTATCTTGAAGAGCTACGTGGGCGCGGCAAATGTACCTTGTTTGTTTCCCACAACATGAACCGTATTCGCCGTATGTGTGATCGGGTGCTGGTGCTGGATCAGGGTGAAGCGCTCTATGTTGGACCCACAGAAGAGGGGGTCGCGGTTTATGAAGAGGTTATTCAAAAGCGTATCCACAAGAATGTATCCGGTGGACGGGCGATGTTTGATTACATCGGGATCTCGTTAGAGGATGCTGCTTTTGAAGGGGAAGAAGATGGCGGGCTGCTGATTGGTCAGGGGGAGGATGCTATCCTGAACCTGACCCTTAAGGTGCGTCAGCCTGTTGATAAAGCCACGGTGAACGTGGTGATGGAAAATGTGGATGCCCTGAATGTCATTTGGGAGAATTTCCACTTTGACCAGTTGGAACCCGGCCTGCACCATTTTAAACTGGCTTGGCGTGATCTGCGCCTAAAACCGGGCTCATATGCCCTTCGGGTTGGGGTCAGTATGGGTAGTATGGATGGTAAAGGCTTCCGCGCGATTGGTATTGCCCGCTTGGATGTTAAAGGGGATGTGGTGGTAAGAGGCATCTACCGCCCAGCCTGCGAGACCCTCCATCAGTTTGCCGAAGAGAGTGCGGGCTGA